One window of Deltaproteobacteria bacterium genomic DNA carries:
- a CDS encoding cyclic nucleotide-binding domain-containing protein produces the protein MSVDIREALKNSQLFKDFPEAELGKLVAIARQHQLNPGTELFRSGDAGDEVFVLAMGTVKVLKLNNEGDNEEIAVLGSGSHFGEMALVATDHTRSATIEAQELSHLVGLKQADLEKICNEDTTLGFHFFRTLSSTLARRLRNTSDFVAHFKGMSQKRR, from the coding sequence ATGTCAGTAGATATTCGCGAAGCACTGAAGAATTCTCAATTGTTCAAAGACTTCCCAGAAGCAGAGTTGGGTAAATTGGTCGCAATTGCACGCCAGCACCAGCTTAATCCTGGCACAGAATTGTTTCGTAGCGGTGATGCCGGTGACGAGGTTTTCGTTTTGGCGATGGGCACCGTAAAAGTGCTTAAGTTAAACAATGAAGGTGACAACGAAGAGATTGCTGTTCTAGGCAGTGGCTCACACTTCGGTGAGATGGCATTGGTAGCAACCGATCATACGCGCTCTGCAACCATCGAGGCTCAAGAGCTTTCGCATTTGGTTGGTTTAAAGCAGGCGGATCTTGAGAAGATTTGTAACGAAGACACGACACTCGGATTTCATTTTTTCCGAACATTGTCTTCAACGCTTGCACGACGACTGCGCAATACAAGTGACTTCGTTGCTCACTTCAAAGGCATGAGCCAGAAGCGTCGCTAA